One genomic window of Centropristis striata isolate RG_2023a ecotype Rhode Island chromosome 20, C.striata_1.0, whole genome shotgun sequence includes the following:
- the LOC131993962 gene encoding ras and Rab interactor 2-like — MEEAAEFSFAKLENLSHRKYNRDVLPCTLKLTEAIPPAKTSANPRELAQLPAGFWDAPLCHVRKGCGSSSGKAAPDRPPPPAPRPVHLSTTPGGPQLQTRSPSELGCSQSNGALCFINPLFIKVHQADGVHSTTSDTSATARQGPREAAVLSDRLETTNKDTQQKDSPQVCSSDQSSEAKCLKTVHTSTSHCAATPGPPPRQRKMPEKIPWINEKLEGGTSLLYRLGSSLSISPSSSPPKRLSISSPISIPRPSLPISFPSLSYSPRRAKASPSSSQEDAQCHLALEDQTIEKALIRARLSQCNAARARAQDSSSPPDGSLTSKQADVTGGGEEEEEEEASKESRGGGGQRQSDMSFSTDSSDSLDFSQSSAFFLPPLHDPSPPTVEDFDTHLPLSLPPSHLPWREDDDDDEDDDEEEEPDFGASVESDQDQDLTMVPPGYRTKRRASASALVLQKALQGQLRKMSGVFNSLLTPEKRVIRRVVELSRDRSSYFGSLVQDYLSYMGEGAGTQAWQGYNSGLELLQTLRQFITQMKIYLRQSSELEPPIESLVPEEQIDAVLEKAMHKCILKPLKPVVNVALQEFQVRSGEWQELKENLSLAKARKPQEMGVADAVPPDPVAMDKIKHKFHTMSKMYSPEKKVTMLLRVCKLIYTIMEDNSGRLYGADDFLPMLTYVLAQCDAPQLDNEILYMMELLDPSLLHGEGGYYLTSAYGAMSLIKNFQEEQAARVLSSETRNTLHQWHRRRTTQRSAPSIDDFQNYLRVALQELDSGCTAKTLQVRPYASVEEVCWLCAQKFKVSDPENYGLFLVMEGSSQQLAPDTHPQKIKAELLSRSEATPFHFVFRRVANSNASSSSSSSACFDLTANIKDLSVASDSQANLNLLPEPPE, encoded by the exons ATGGAAGAAGCCG CGGAGTTTTCTTTTGCCAAACTGGAAAACCTTTCACACCGCAAGTATAATAG gGATGTGTTGCCGTGCACGCTGAAGCTAACTGAAGCCATCCCTCCTGCCAAAACGTCTGCTAATCCCCGAGAGCTCGCCCAACTACCAGCAG GCTTCTGGGATGCTCCGTTGTGCCACGTGAGGAAGGGCTGTGGGTCCTCGTCAGGAAAAGCTGCTCCTGACAGACCACCTCCCCCTGCCCCGAGACCTGTCCACTTGTCCACCACACCGGGAGGCCCTCAGCTTCAAACTCGCAGCCCATCTGAGCTTGGATGTAGCCAGTCCAACGGAGCACTCTGCTTCATCAACCCCCTCTTCATAAAGGTGCACCAAGCAGATGGCGTCCACAGCACCACTTCAGATACCTCCGCTACAGCAAGGCAAGGGCCGAGGGAGGCAGCAGTCCTTAGTGACCGCCTAGAAACCACCAATAAGGACACTCAACAGAAGGACAGTCCCCAGGTCTGTAGCTCAGATCAAAGTTCAGAAGCTAAGTGCTTAAAAACGGTCCATACCTCCACCTCGCATTGTGCCGCAACGCCTGGCCCTCCTCCCCGACAGCGCAAAATGCCAGAGAAGATTCCCTGGATCAATGAAAAGCTGGAAGGGGGCACCAGCCTCCTTTATCGTCTGGGCTCCTCGCTCAGCATCAGCCCCTCATCCTCCCCTCCCAAGAGACTCAGCATCAGCTCCCCCATATCCATCCCCAGGCCCTCCCTGCCCATCTCTTTCCCATCTCTCTCCTACTCTCCACGTCGGGCCAAGGCCTCGCCATCGTCCAGCCAGGAAGATGCCCAGTGCCACTTGGCGCTGGAGGACCAGACTATTGAGAAGGCCCTCATAAGAGCCAGACTGTCTCAGTGTAATGCCGCCAGAGCCCGTGCACAGGACTCCAGCAGCCCTCCTGATGGTTCACTTACAAGCAAACAGGCCGACGTGACAGGtggtggagaagaagaagaagaagaagaggcgaGCAAGGAAAGCCGAGGTGGTGGCGGCCAGCGCCAGAGTGACATGAGCTTCTCCACGGATTCGTCAGACTCTCTGGATTTCTCTCAGTCCTCGgccttcttcctccctcctctgcaCGACCCGAGTCCCCCCACTGTGGAAGACTTCGACACCCACCTCCcgctctccctccctccgtcGCATCTGCCGTGGagggaggatgatgatgatgacgaggatgacgacgaggaggaggagccggACTTTGGTGCAAGCGTCGAGAGCGATCAGGACCAGGACCTTACCATGGTGCCGCCGGGTTACCGCACAAAACGCCGTGCGAGTGCCAGCGCCTTGGTGCTGCAGAAGGCTCTGCAGGGGCAGCTGCGCAAGATGAGCGGGGTGTTCAACTCGCTGCTGACGCCGGAGAAGAGGGTGATCCGTAGGGTGGTGGAGCTGTCCAGGGACAGGAGCTCGTACTTCGGCTCCCTGGTGCAGGACTACCTGAGCTACATGGGCGAGGGTGCAGGCACCCAGGCCTGGCAGGGCTACAACTCGGgactggagctgctgcagactcTCCGACAGTTTATCACTCAGATGAAAATCTACCTGCGACAGAGCTCCGAGTTGGAGCCGCCAATCGAGAGCCTGGTTCCTGAAGAGCAGATCG ACGCCGTCCTGGAGAAGGCCATGCACAAGTGCATCCTGAAGCCCCTCAAGCCGGTGGTGAACGTGGCCCTGCAGGAGTTCCAGGTGCGCAGCGGCGAGTGGCAGGAGCTGAAGGAAAACCTGTCGCTGGCCAAGGCCCGTAAGCCGCAGGAGATGGGCGTGGCCGACGCGGTGCCCCCGGACCCCGTGGCCATGGACAAGATCAAGCACAAGTTCCACACCATGAGCAAAATGTACTCCCCCGAGAAGAAGGTCACCATGCTGCTGAGAGTCTGCAAACTCATCTACACCATCATGGAGGACAACTCAG gTCGTCTCTACGGTGCTGATGACTTCCTGCCCATGCTGACCTACGTTCTGGCTCAGTGCGACGCTCCCCAGCTGGACAACGAGATCCTTTACATGATGGAGCTGCTGGACCCCTCTCTGCTGCACGGAGAAG GGGGCTATTACCTGACCAGTGCTTACGGAGCCATGTCCCTGATTAAAAACTTCCAGGAGGAGCAGGCAGCCAGAGTGCTGAGCTCTGAAACCAGAAACACGCTGCACCAGTGGCACCGCCGACGCACCACGCAACGCTCTGCACCGTCAATCGACGACTTCCAG AACTACCTGCGCGTGGCGCTGCAGGAGCTGGACAGCGGCTGCACGGCCAAGACGCTGCAGGTGCGGCCGTACGCCTCGGTGGAGGAGGTGTGCTGGCTCTGCGCCCAGAAGTTTAAAGTGTCGGACCCGGAGAACTACGGCCTGTTCCTGGTGATGGAGGGCAGCAGCCAGCAGCTGGCCCCGGACACACACCCTCAGAAGATCAAAGCGGAGCTCCTCAGCCGCTCCGAGGCCACGCCCTTCCACTTTGTCTTCCGCCGCGTCGCCAACAGCAACGCctcgtcatcatcatcgtcatcagcTTGCTTTGATCTCACAGCCAACATCAAAGACCTCTCTGTGGCCTCTGACTCCCAGGCCAACCTCAATTTACTGCCAGAGCCACCTGAGTGA
- the ppp1r35 gene encoding protein phosphatase 1 regulatory subunit 35 isoform X2 — MSSSSLLSPPSPPPPAPLPLSSSPSLRGCPELDLSVTLSPAPKTVHTHLKPHLLKTSQQSEQSMPPRLQGQTRRKNSQVCFDERVVVTVTPEQSKDTLPQQPIRGQRRSRGCNQANTWWAEPPVAVTSQYPSGLEKAGLNTTLALKAELQSLQGAEFNSQKVLQETLQKSRSTKNLINTRATEEVNVSRSQLLFTSLVSVNVQQDQLISQLLPTRLTPPLPCHGNQTPSDGPSLLLFMTSDHLRQKSVPLEEEPVNYKPRPSTYPASSTFDLYRRGRC, encoded by the exons ATGagttcctcctccctcctctcacccccctcccctcctccccccgcCCCGCTCCCCCTCTCGTCCTCCCCGTCTCTGCGTGGCTGTCCTGAACTAGACCTGTCCGTCACGCTCAGTCCTGCACCCAAGACCGTCCACACACACCTAAAACCCCACCTACTGAAGACGAGTCAGCAGAGTGAGCAGTCGATGCCTCCTCGCCTCCAGGGACAGACGAGAAGAAAAAACTCACAG GTGTGTTTTGATGAGAGAGTGGTCGTCACGGTAACGCCGGAGCAGAGCAAAGACACTTTGcctcagcagccaatcagaggtcagaggagaagcAGGGGATGTaaccaag CCAACACATGGTGGGCGGAGCCTCCCGTTGCAGTGACCAGTCAATATCCGAGCGGTCTGGAGAAGGCGGGGCTAAACACCACTCTGGCGCTGAAGGCGGAGCTTCAGTCACTGCAG GGGGCGGAGTTTAACTCCCAAAAGGTTCTTCAGGAAACCCTGCAGAAGTCAAGGAGTACCAAAAACCTGATCAACACCAGAGCAACtgaag aAGTGAATGTCTCTCGCTCTCAGCTTCTCTTCACCTCATTGGTCAGTGTCAACGTGCAGCAGGATCAGCTGATCAGCCAGCTGCTGCCCACCAGGCtgacccctcccctcccctgccACGGCAACCAGACGCCATCAGACGGaccttccctcctcctcttcatgaCCTCAGACCACCTCAGACAGAAGTCCGTCCCACTGGAGGAGGAGCCTGTCAACTATAAGCCCCGCCCATCAACGTATCCCGCCTCctcgacctttgacctctataGAAGAGGGAGATGCTGA
- the ppp1r35 gene encoding protein phosphatase 1 regulatory subunit 35 isoform X1 has translation MSSSSLLSPPSPPPPAPLPLSSSPSLRGCPELDLSVTLSPAPKTVHTHLKPHLLKTSQQSEQSMPPRLQGQTRRKNSQQVCFDERVVVTVTPEQSKDTLPQQPIRGQRRSRGCNQANTWWAEPPVAVTSQYPSGLEKAGLNTTLALKAELQSLQGAEFNSQKVLQETLQKSRSTKNLINTRATEEVNVSRSQLLFTSLVSVNVQQDQLISQLLPTRLTPPLPCHGNQTPSDGPSLLLFMTSDHLRQKSVPLEEEPVNYKPRPSTYPASSTFDLYRRGRC, from the exons ATGagttcctcctccctcctctcacccccctcccctcctccccccgcCCCGCTCCCCCTCTCGTCCTCCCCGTCTCTGCGTGGCTGTCCTGAACTAGACCTGTCCGTCACGCTCAGTCCTGCACCCAAGACCGTCCACACACACCTAAAACCCCACCTACTGAAGACGAGTCAGCAGAGTGAGCAGTCGATGCCTCCTCGCCTCCAGGGACAGACGAGAAGAAAAAACTCACAG CAGGTGTGTTTTGATGAGAGAGTGGTCGTCACGGTAACGCCGGAGCAGAGCAAAGACACTTTGcctcagcagccaatcagaggtcagaggagaagcAGGGGATGTaaccaag CCAACACATGGTGGGCGGAGCCTCCCGTTGCAGTGACCAGTCAATATCCGAGCGGTCTGGAGAAGGCGGGGCTAAACACCACTCTGGCGCTGAAGGCGGAGCTTCAGTCACTGCAG GGGGCGGAGTTTAACTCCCAAAAGGTTCTTCAGGAAACCCTGCAGAAGTCAAGGAGTACCAAAAACCTGATCAACACCAGAGCAACtgaag aAGTGAATGTCTCTCGCTCTCAGCTTCTCTTCACCTCATTGGTCAGTGTCAACGTGCAGCAGGATCAGCTGATCAGCCAGCTGCTGCCCACCAGGCtgacccctcccctcccctgccACGGCAACCAGACGCCATCAGACGGaccttccctcctcctcttcatgaCCTCAGACCACCTCAGACAGAAGTCCGTCCCACTGGAGGAGGAGCCTGTCAACTATAAGCCCCGCCCATCAACGTATCCCGCCTCctcgacctttgacctctataGAAGAGGGAGATGCTGA